The following are encoded in a window of Scophthalmus maximus strain ysfricsl-2021 chromosome 6, ASM2237912v1, whole genome shotgun sequence genomic DNA:
- the LOC118309589 gene encoding cilia- and flagella-associated protein 91-like isoform X1: MDGSISRSAPRNKPAGRFFRPQRLYDYLYDPVHALSSEADHVRSGLEARVRMVPEFGCMFSDLPHHPRFTVRLDATDPVPPSIDRRWRGHAQQLAGVLPEGVESRVTGVDRWKYFQGPLTSCAQQLPREDFVTAAGQNAGLQPTHLSVGVQTDYRESETQTDPYSPEYVLRPGTTPPELLLLAPLTLGRGLPGGLAEVEMIERARAKRSWEASLPPLDDPSQRHKRWRMMEEMEAEEWAYRDGQIQKLQDARLALLTDLLRQRDEAQEQVTDERLDHIYSKHQTDRETKLHKIHKDYIRSVRKLEAERRNMEATLKQRGFAKDSPTFAPRSCRGVFARSVRSNDLTTKYLETYEGLSELEAGLSASVRKPRMNRPKPKDNIIKERIQPPASRVLQRLEKYEALRKKKEKEEAYLRYLARKQRPVPRFVTPRVEEPLEGDEEMELAVIHLQRLLRGRSVQCEMFEGKENHLDLIQELRTVHALQREEQELQGADRRVVIALKKQRDDHRHEASQEEASRAGVVGVELESLFDTLSKELIRLQEERRIHAFTLLAERERRLREAEESGRRQVEERKRREEEEIYRQVVQIHQETVELYLEDVILGTVEQTADQQAREEIRKRAKEINDIVYAMDESRDDLQSEEIVSELVYSFLIPEVEKIRVRRRVHSRQQRHLQAARSLIHDSAERCGIPPSSPASPPGDDPPSRAAPQSD; the protein is encoded by the exons CGGATGGTGCCCGAGTTTGGGTGTATGTTCAGTGACCTGCCCCACCACCCACGGTTCACTGTCCGGCTGGACGCCACAGACCCGGTGCCGCCATCTATTGACCGCCGCTGGCGAGGCCACGCGCAGCAGCTGGCTGG GGTTCTTCCAGAAGGTGTGGAGAGCCGAGTGACTGGCGTCGATCGCTGGAAATACTTTCAAGG CCCTCTGACTTCCTGTGCACAGCAGCTTCCCAGAGAAGACTTTGTGACCGCTGCTGGACAGAATGCGGGCCTACAGCCCACACACCTCAGTGTGGGGGTCCAGACGGACTACAGGGAGAGTGAAACACAGACGGACCCATACAGCCCCGAGTACGTGCTTCGACCTGGGACGACTCCGCCTGAGCTCCTGCTGCTGGCACCTTTGACTTTGG GTCGAGGTCTACCCGGAGGCCTGGCAGAGGTGGAGATGATAGAGCGGGCGCGAGCCAAACGATCTTGGGAGGCCAGTCTTCCTCCGCTCGATGACCCGAGTCAGCGGCACAAGAGGTGGCGaatgatggaggagatggaggccgAAGAGTGGGcgtacagagacggacagatcCAGAA GTTACAAGACGCCCGTCTGGCTTTGCTGACGGATCTGCTGAGGCAGAGAGACGAGGCCCAGGAACAAGTCACAGACGAGAGACTGGACCATATATATTCTAAGCATCAGACGGACCGAGAGACCAAGCTACACAAGATCCACAAAGACTACATCAGGT cTGTGAGAAAACTGGAAGCTGAGAGAAGAAACATGGAGGCGACGTTGAAGCAACGTGGTTTCGCCAAAGACTCTCCAACGTTTGCCCCTCGGAGCTGCAGGGGCGTGTTCGCCAGGAGCGTTCGCAGCAACGACTTAACAACCAAGTACTTAGAAACATACGAAG GCTTGTCAGAACTAGAGGCAGGTCTCTCTGCCTCAGTCCGCAAGCCAAGAATGAACAGACCCAAACCTAAAGACAACATCATCAAGGAGAGAATCCAGCCCCCTGCGAGCAGAGTGCTACAACGGTTGGAGAAATACGAG GccctgaggaagaagaaggagaaagaggaggcgTACTTGCGTTACCTTGCCAGGAAGCAGCGGCCTGTTCCTCGTTTCGTCACTCCCCGAGTGGAGGAGCCGCTGGAG GGGGACGAGGAGATGGAGCTCGCAGTCATCCACCTGCAGAGACTGCTGAGAGGAAGAAGCGTCCAGTGCGAG ATGTTTGAGGGCAAGGAAAACCACCTGGACTTAATCCAGGAGCTGAGGACCGTCCACGCTCTGCAGAGGGAAGAGCAGGAGCTGCAAGGAGCAGACCGACGAGTCGTGATCGCCctgaagaaacagagagacgaCCACCGACACGAG gccTCTCAAGAGGAGGCCTCCCGGGCCGGAGTGGTGGGCGTCGAGCTGGAAAGCCTGTTCGACACCTTGTCCAAGGAGTTGATCCGTCTGCAGGAGGAGCGCAGGATCCACGCCTTCACACTACTGGCCGAGAGAGAGCGCCGCCTTCGAGAGGCCGAGGAGAGCgggaggaggcaggtggaggagcGCAAAcgcagagaagaggaagagatctACAGACAA GTGGTGCAGATACACCAGGAGACGGTGGAGTTGTATCTGGAGGACGTCATCTTGGGGACGGTGGAGCAGACAGCTGACCAGCAGGCCAGAGAGGAGATCCGCAAGAGGGCGAAGGAGATTAACGACATCGTTTACGCCATGGACGAAAG ccGGGACGATCTTCAGTCAGAGGAGATTGTGTCAGAGTTGGTCTACAGTTTCCTCATCCCAGAGGTGGAGAAGATCCGCGTCAGGCGAAGAG ttcACTCCAGGCAGCAGAGACACTTGCAGGCAGCTCGGAGCCTCATTCATGATTCTGCAGAGCGTTGTGGGattcctccctcgtctcctgcTTCGCCTCCAGGAGATGATCCACCAAGCAGAGCGGCACCTCAGTCAGACTGA
- the LOC118309589 gene encoding cilia- and flagella-associated protein 91-like isoform X2 has product MVTAVSGRWTAPSVARLLGTNPRVVSSGLSGSTTTYTRMVPEFGCMFSDLPHHPRFTVRLDATDPVPPSIDRRWRGHAQQLAGVLPEGVESRVTGVDRWKYFQGPLTSCAQQLPREDFVTAAGQNAGLQPTHLSVGVQTDYRESETQTDPYSPEYVLRPGTTPPELLLLAPLTLGRGLPGGLAEVEMIERARAKRSWEASLPPLDDPSQRHKRWRMMEEMEAEEWAYRDGQIQKLQDARLALLTDLLRQRDEAQEQVTDERLDHIYSKHQTDRETKLHKIHKDYIRSVRKLEAERRNMEATLKQRGFAKDSPTFAPRSCRGVFARSVRSNDLTTKYLETYEGLSELEAGLSASVRKPRMNRPKPKDNIIKERIQPPASRVLQRLEKYEALRKKKEKEEAYLRYLARKQRPVPRFVTPRVEEPLEGDEEMELAVIHLQRLLRGRSVQCEMFEGKENHLDLIQELRTVHALQREEQELQGADRRVVIALKKQRDDHRHEASQEEASRAGVVGVELESLFDTLSKELIRLQEERRIHAFTLLAERERRLREAEESGRRQVEERKRREEEEIYRQVVQIHQETVELYLEDVILGTVEQTADQQAREEIRKRAKEINDIVYAMDESRDDLQSEEIVSELVYSFLIPEVEKIRVRRRVHSRQQRHLQAARSLIHDSAERCGIPPSSPASPPGDDPPSRAAPQSD; this is encoded by the exons CGGATGGTGCCCGAGTTTGGGTGTATGTTCAGTGACCTGCCCCACCACCCACGGTTCACTGTCCGGCTGGACGCCACAGACCCGGTGCCGCCATCTATTGACCGCCGCTGGCGAGGCCACGCGCAGCAGCTGGCTGG GGTTCTTCCAGAAGGTGTGGAGAGCCGAGTGACTGGCGTCGATCGCTGGAAATACTTTCAAGG CCCTCTGACTTCCTGTGCACAGCAGCTTCCCAGAGAAGACTTTGTGACCGCTGCTGGACAGAATGCGGGCCTACAGCCCACACACCTCAGTGTGGGGGTCCAGACGGACTACAGGGAGAGTGAAACACAGACGGACCCATACAGCCCCGAGTACGTGCTTCGACCTGGGACGACTCCGCCTGAGCTCCTGCTGCTGGCACCTTTGACTTTGG GTCGAGGTCTACCCGGAGGCCTGGCAGAGGTGGAGATGATAGAGCGGGCGCGAGCCAAACGATCTTGGGAGGCCAGTCTTCCTCCGCTCGATGACCCGAGTCAGCGGCACAAGAGGTGGCGaatgatggaggagatggaggccgAAGAGTGGGcgtacagagacggacagatcCAGAA GTTACAAGACGCCCGTCTGGCTTTGCTGACGGATCTGCTGAGGCAGAGAGACGAGGCCCAGGAACAAGTCACAGACGAGAGACTGGACCATATATATTCTAAGCATCAGACGGACCGAGAGACCAAGCTACACAAGATCCACAAAGACTACATCAGGT cTGTGAGAAAACTGGAAGCTGAGAGAAGAAACATGGAGGCGACGTTGAAGCAACGTGGTTTCGCCAAAGACTCTCCAACGTTTGCCCCTCGGAGCTGCAGGGGCGTGTTCGCCAGGAGCGTTCGCAGCAACGACTTAACAACCAAGTACTTAGAAACATACGAAG GCTTGTCAGAACTAGAGGCAGGTCTCTCTGCCTCAGTCCGCAAGCCAAGAATGAACAGACCCAAACCTAAAGACAACATCATCAAGGAGAGAATCCAGCCCCCTGCGAGCAGAGTGCTACAACGGTTGGAGAAATACGAG GccctgaggaagaagaaggagaaagaggaggcgTACTTGCGTTACCTTGCCAGGAAGCAGCGGCCTGTTCCTCGTTTCGTCACTCCCCGAGTGGAGGAGCCGCTGGAG GGGGACGAGGAGATGGAGCTCGCAGTCATCCACCTGCAGAGACTGCTGAGAGGAAGAAGCGTCCAGTGCGAG ATGTTTGAGGGCAAGGAAAACCACCTGGACTTAATCCAGGAGCTGAGGACCGTCCACGCTCTGCAGAGGGAAGAGCAGGAGCTGCAAGGAGCAGACCGACGAGTCGTGATCGCCctgaagaaacagagagacgaCCACCGACACGAG gccTCTCAAGAGGAGGCCTCCCGGGCCGGAGTGGTGGGCGTCGAGCTGGAAAGCCTGTTCGACACCTTGTCCAAGGAGTTGATCCGTCTGCAGGAGGAGCGCAGGATCCACGCCTTCACACTACTGGCCGAGAGAGAGCGCCGCCTTCGAGAGGCCGAGGAGAGCgggaggaggcaggtggaggagcGCAAAcgcagagaagaggaagagatctACAGACAA GTGGTGCAGATACACCAGGAGACGGTGGAGTTGTATCTGGAGGACGTCATCTTGGGGACGGTGGAGCAGACAGCTGACCAGCAGGCCAGAGAGGAGATCCGCAAGAGGGCGAAGGAGATTAACGACATCGTTTACGCCATGGACGAAAG ccGGGACGATCTTCAGTCAGAGGAGATTGTGTCAGAGTTGGTCTACAGTTTCCTCATCCCAGAGGTGGAGAAGATCCGCGTCAGGCGAAGAG ttcACTCCAGGCAGCAGAGACACTTGCAGGCAGCTCGGAGCCTCATTCATGATTCTGCAGAGCGTTGTGGGattcctccctcgtctcctgcTTCGCCTCCAGGAGATGATCCACCAAGCAGAGCGGCACCTCAGTCAGACTGA
- the LOC118309589 gene encoding cilia- and flagella-associated protein 91-like isoform X3, whose amino-acid sequence MVPEFGCMFSDLPHHPRFTVRLDATDPVPPSIDRRWRGHAQQLAGVLPEGVESRVTGVDRWKYFQGPLTSCAQQLPREDFVTAAGQNAGLQPTHLSVGVQTDYRESETQTDPYSPEYVLRPGTTPPELLLLAPLTLGRGLPGGLAEVEMIERARAKRSWEASLPPLDDPSQRHKRWRMMEEMEAEEWAYRDGQIQKLQDARLALLTDLLRQRDEAQEQVTDERLDHIYSKHQTDRETKLHKIHKDYIRSVRKLEAERRNMEATLKQRGFAKDSPTFAPRSCRGVFARSVRSNDLTTKYLETYEGLSELEAGLSASVRKPRMNRPKPKDNIIKERIQPPASRVLQRLEKYEALRKKKEKEEAYLRYLARKQRPVPRFVTPRVEEPLEGDEEMELAVIHLQRLLRGRSVQCEMFEGKENHLDLIQELRTVHALQREEQELQGADRRVVIALKKQRDDHRHEASQEEASRAGVVGVELESLFDTLSKELIRLQEERRIHAFTLLAERERRLREAEESGRRQVEERKRREEEEIYRQVVQIHQETVELYLEDVILGTVEQTADQQAREEIRKRAKEINDIVYAMDESRDDLQSEEIVSELVYSFLIPEVEKIRVRRRVHSRQQRHLQAARSLIHDSAERCGIPPSSPASPPGDDPPSRAAPQSD is encoded by the exons ATGGTGCCCGAGTTTGGGTGTATGTTCAGTGACCTGCCCCACCACCCACGGTTCACTGTCCGGCTGGACGCCACAGACCCGGTGCCGCCATCTATTGACCGCCGCTGGCGAGGCCACGCGCAGCAGCTGGCTGG GGTTCTTCCAGAAGGTGTGGAGAGCCGAGTGACTGGCGTCGATCGCTGGAAATACTTTCAAGG CCCTCTGACTTCCTGTGCACAGCAGCTTCCCAGAGAAGACTTTGTGACCGCTGCTGGACAGAATGCGGGCCTACAGCCCACACACCTCAGTGTGGGGGTCCAGACGGACTACAGGGAGAGTGAAACACAGACGGACCCATACAGCCCCGAGTACGTGCTTCGACCTGGGACGACTCCGCCTGAGCTCCTGCTGCTGGCACCTTTGACTTTGG GTCGAGGTCTACCCGGAGGCCTGGCAGAGGTGGAGATGATAGAGCGGGCGCGAGCCAAACGATCTTGGGAGGCCAGTCTTCCTCCGCTCGATGACCCGAGTCAGCGGCACAAGAGGTGGCGaatgatggaggagatggaggccgAAGAGTGGGcgtacagagacggacagatcCAGAA GTTACAAGACGCCCGTCTGGCTTTGCTGACGGATCTGCTGAGGCAGAGAGACGAGGCCCAGGAACAAGTCACAGACGAGAGACTGGACCATATATATTCTAAGCATCAGACGGACCGAGAGACCAAGCTACACAAGATCCACAAAGACTACATCAGGT cTGTGAGAAAACTGGAAGCTGAGAGAAGAAACATGGAGGCGACGTTGAAGCAACGTGGTTTCGCCAAAGACTCTCCAACGTTTGCCCCTCGGAGCTGCAGGGGCGTGTTCGCCAGGAGCGTTCGCAGCAACGACTTAACAACCAAGTACTTAGAAACATACGAAG GCTTGTCAGAACTAGAGGCAGGTCTCTCTGCCTCAGTCCGCAAGCCAAGAATGAACAGACCCAAACCTAAAGACAACATCATCAAGGAGAGAATCCAGCCCCCTGCGAGCAGAGTGCTACAACGGTTGGAGAAATACGAG GccctgaggaagaagaaggagaaagaggaggcgTACTTGCGTTACCTTGCCAGGAAGCAGCGGCCTGTTCCTCGTTTCGTCACTCCCCGAGTGGAGGAGCCGCTGGAG GGGGACGAGGAGATGGAGCTCGCAGTCATCCACCTGCAGAGACTGCTGAGAGGAAGAAGCGTCCAGTGCGAG ATGTTTGAGGGCAAGGAAAACCACCTGGACTTAATCCAGGAGCTGAGGACCGTCCACGCTCTGCAGAGGGAAGAGCAGGAGCTGCAAGGAGCAGACCGACGAGTCGTGATCGCCctgaagaaacagagagacgaCCACCGACACGAG gccTCTCAAGAGGAGGCCTCCCGGGCCGGAGTGGTGGGCGTCGAGCTGGAAAGCCTGTTCGACACCTTGTCCAAGGAGTTGATCCGTCTGCAGGAGGAGCGCAGGATCCACGCCTTCACACTACTGGCCGAGAGAGAGCGCCGCCTTCGAGAGGCCGAGGAGAGCgggaggaggcaggtggaggagcGCAAAcgcagagaagaggaagagatctACAGACAA GTGGTGCAGATACACCAGGAGACGGTGGAGTTGTATCTGGAGGACGTCATCTTGGGGACGGTGGAGCAGACAGCTGACCAGCAGGCCAGAGAGGAGATCCGCAAGAGGGCGAAGGAGATTAACGACATCGTTTACGCCATGGACGAAAG ccGGGACGATCTTCAGTCAGAGGAGATTGTGTCAGAGTTGGTCTACAGTTTCCTCATCCCAGAGGTGGAGAAGATCCGCGTCAGGCGAAGAG ttcACTCCAGGCAGCAGAGACACTTGCAGGCAGCTCGGAGCCTCATTCATGATTCTGCAGAGCGTTGTGGGattcctccctcgtctcctgcTTCGCCTCCAGGAGATGATCCACCAAGCAGAGCGGCACCTCAGTCAGACTGA
- the pmepa1 gene encoding protein TMEPAI isoform X2, whose product MQPHNHGDCVRTQLCAQLEFVQILVIVVVMMVMVVVITCLLNHYRLSARSLLSRHAPTHRRHLPLANEAGLWSSEGTGTNGGLNEVYNPRPPDRGLHSSYLQREPQHAGLPQAQPPLQSQRFKHTYAPSRFQPTYPYLPQSLIDLPPTISLSDGEEPPPYQGPCTLQLRDPEQQMELNRESVRAPPNRTVFDSHPLDPSNSSLQASLQAPPPSVHSGVSVLEAQEASSRQQKPGSGLEGAPPAYSEVIGHYYHPTSLNSGHSHRTVPSAPAPPPSSLIQGLIRPPPQQQGSVDNRNARNTKEKSQKPQQV is encoded by the exons ATGCAGCCGCACAACCACGGCGACTGCGTCCGGACTCAACTGTGCG CCCAGCTGGAGTTCGTCCAGATCCTGGTGAtcgtggtggtgatgatggtgatggtggtcgTCATCACCTGTCTGCTGAACCACTACCGCCTATCAGCTCGCTCGCTCCTCTCCAGACACGCCCCCACGCACAGGAGACACCTGCCGCTGGCCAAC gaGGCAGGTCTGTGGTCGTCGGAGGGCACAGGGACCAACGGGGGTCTGAATGAG GTGTACAACCCTCGCCCTCCGGACCGGGGGCTCCACTCGTCCTACCTCCAGCGGGAGCCTCAGCACGCCGGCCTGCCCCAGGCGCAGCCCCCCCTCCAGTCCCAGCGCTTCAAGCACACGTACGCTCCGAGTCGCTTCCAGCCGACGTACCCCTACCTGCCCCAGAGCCTCATCGACCTCCCCCCCACCATCTCCCTCTCGGACGGGGAGGAGCCGCCGCCCTACCAGGGCCCCTGCACCCTGCAGCTCCGAGACCCGGAGCAGCAGATGGAGCTGAACCGCGAGTCGGTCCGAGCGCCGCCCAACCGGACGGTGTTCGACTCCCACCCCCTCGACCCGTCCAACTCCAGCCTGCAGGCCAG TCTGCAGGCTCCGCCTCCCAGCGTCCACTCGGGCGTCAGTGTGCTGGAGGCCCAGGAGGCCTCGTCCCGGCAGCAGAAGCCGGGCTCCGGACTGGAGGGCGCCCCCCCGGCCTACAGCGAGGTGATCGGACACTACTACCATCCCACATCCCTGAATTCCGGCCACAGCCATCGGACCGTTCCGTCCGCTCCGGCACCGCCCCCGTCCTCGCTCATACAGGGTCTGATCCGACCTCCGCCTCAGCAGCAGGGAAGTGTGGACAACAGGAATGCGAGGAACACAAAGGAGAAATCCCAGAAGCCCCAGCAGGTGTGA
- the pmepa1 gene encoding protein TMEPAI isoform X1 produces MLDLMGVLLNATVANVSCACDCTRLTSLQSMEITQLEFVQILVIVVVMMVMVVVITCLLNHYRLSARSLLSRHAPTHRRHLPLANEAGLWSSEGTGTNGGLNEVYNPRPPDRGLHSSYLQREPQHAGLPQAQPPLQSQRFKHTYAPSRFQPTYPYLPQSLIDLPPTISLSDGEEPPPYQGPCTLQLRDPEQQMELNRESVRAPPNRTVFDSHPLDPSNSSLQASLQAPPPSVHSGVSVLEAQEASSRQQKPGSGLEGAPPAYSEVIGHYYHPTSLNSGHSHRTVPSAPAPPPSSLIQGLIRPPPQQQGSVDNRNARNTKEKSQKPQQV; encoded by the exons CCCAGCTGGAGTTCGTCCAGATCCTGGTGAtcgtggtggtgatgatggtgatggtggtcgTCATCACCTGTCTGCTGAACCACTACCGCCTATCAGCTCGCTCGCTCCTCTCCAGACACGCCCCCACGCACAGGAGACACCTGCCGCTGGCCAAC gaGGCAGGTCTGTGGTCGTCGGAGGGCACAGGGACCAACGGGGGTCTGAATGAG GTGTACAACCCTCGCCCTCCGGACCGGGGGCTCCACTCGTCCTACCTCCAGCGGGAGCCTCAGCACGCCGGCCTGCCCCAGGCGCAGCCCCCCCTCCAGTCCCAGCGCTTCAAGCACACGTACGCTCCGAGTCGCTTCCAGCCGACGTACCCCTACCTGCCCCAGAGCCTCATCGACCTCCCCCCCACCATCTCCCTCTCGGACGGGGAGGAGCCGCCGCCCTACCAGGGCCCCTGCACCCTGCAGCTCCGAGACCCGGAGCAGCAGATGGAGCTGAACCGCGAGTCGGTCCGAGCGCCGCCCAACCGGACGGTGTTCGACTCCCACCCCCTCGACCCGTCCAACTCCAGCCTGCAGGCCAG TCTGCAGGCTCCGCCTCCCAGCGTCCACTCGGGCGTCAGTGTGCTGGAGGCCCAGGAGGCCTCGTCCCGGCAGCAGAAGCCGGGCTCCGGACTGGAGGGCGCCCCCCCGGCCTACAGCGAGGTGATCGGACACTACTACCATCCCACATCCCTGAATTCCGGCCACAGCCATCGGACCGTTCCGTCCGCTCCGGCACCGCCCCCGTCCTCGCTCATACAGGGTCTGATCCGACCTCCGCCTCAGCAGCAGGGAAGTGTGGACAACAGGAATGCGAGGAACACAAAGGAGAAATCCCAGAAGCCCCAGCAGGTGTGA